The Ornithinibacillus sp. 4-3 region GCAGCTTTAGCGCTCGCCTTATCTCATGATGCGGAGCTAATCATAATGGATGAGCCAACTGCTGGATTAGATCCAACCTTTCGCAGAGAGGTACTAGATATTCTTCAAGATATGATGGTAGACGAAAAAAGAAGTATATTTTTCTCAACACATATTACAAGTGATTTAGATCGTCTTGCTGATTATATTGTCCTGATTGATAAAGGGGAAATTCTTTTTAATCAATCTATTGATGTGCTGCAGGAACAGTATGCATTAGTGAAAGGAAGTACTGATTTACTTGATCGGGATACAGAAGCAAACTTTATTAAAATTGAACGTTCGCTAAGTGGATTTCAAGCTTTAACAAACGATGTAGAAAAAGTACAAACAGTATTTGGTGATCATGTAGTGATAGAGAAAGCTTCATTAGAAGAGATTATGTTTTATGTTAAAGGTGAACGCCAGCTAAGGAATTAACATACCTGCTTCTATTTCTTTTGACAGTAACGTCACGTGCTTTAAATAAGCTATTTCTTATGCAAAATCTTTAAAATTAATAAATGGTAAAGCTTTATTTTTGGAGATCTTAAACATATATTAAGATCTCTTATTTTTTATCTTAAATAATAAAGAAAAGTTATTGAAAAACAATTTAATATTGTATATAGTGTTTATATAGTATATACTGTTTATGTGATATATATACTCTTGTGAAATAAAGCATGTGAGTATGTGCAAGAAGGAGGGCCTTGTAACAGAAGAAAGAGATGGTGCTTATTTTAAAAAGCCAGCCTAAAGCAAAATAAATTACTGAAAATTTTTGTAAGGAGTGTGAATATGAGCAATATAATAGAATTTAAAAATGTAACTAAGCGTTTTAAAGATTTTTCCATAGAAAATATCAATCTACAAATAAAACAAGGCTATGTAACAGGATTTATTGGGGCAAACGGAGCTGGCAAGTCTACAACAATGAAGCTGATGATGAACCTTTTACAACCAGATGTAGGAGAGATAAGTGTATTTGGATTAGATTATGCCAAGCATGAGAAAGAAATAAAGGAACGCATGGGATTTGTTTATGATAGTAATGTGTTTTATGAGAATTTAAATTTAAAAGATATACGAAAGATTGTAGCACCCTCATATAAAAAATGGAGTGACAAGCAATTTTATGACTATATAAAACAGTTTGAACTGCCATTAAATAAAGCGATTAAAACTTTTTCAAAAGGAATGCAAATGAAAGCTTCCTTGGCAATGGCTTTATCCCATGATGCAGAATTTATCATGATGGATGAGCCGACAGCTGGATTAGATCCAGTTTTCCGGAGAGAGCTGTTAGATATACTACAAGATATTATGAAGGATGGAAGACGGACGCTATTCTTTTCCACTCATGTTACCAGTGATATAGAACGGATTGCTGACTATATTGCTTTTATTCAAAAAGGAAAAATTCTTTTTAATGATTCGATAGATGATGTGCAAGAGCGTTATGCTTTGGTCAAAGGAAGTACTACTTTACTGAATCGTGATATAGAAAAAAGTTTTATAAAGATAGAGCGTTCTTCTAGTGAATTTCAAGCTTTAACAAACGATGCAACGAGAGTAAGGGTTTTATTAGGAGATCAAGTAGACATTGAAAGAGCTAGTTTAGAGGATATTATGTTTTATGCGAAAGGAGCGGATCATCAGCATGTTTAACTTGATAAAAAAAGATTTAATCATACAAAAATCTCAATTATTTCTGTTCATTCCAGTTATTGTTTTCTTTGCGATTTTTGGAGGGCATTTGAGTCCTGCTGTCATTTTTCTGGCTGCAAGTACTTATATACCTATGAATGGATATATTTACGATGAACGGGTAGAATCGAATATTTTTCTTAATTCTTTACCCTATACACGAAAAGAGATTGTTGCAGCAAAATACATCGGAGGTATTGTTTATATGATTATATCAATGGGGATAGCTGGAATTATTCTGTATTTATTTAATTACAGCTATATAATCAAAGATATAGCCATCGCCGCTGGATTGTTCTTTGCTTTTGCAGCTATCGCTTTTCCGTTATTTTATATATTAAAACCTGGTTATATAGGAACAGCAGTTTTAATCGGATTTATTTTCTTAGTAGTGGTTATGCCACCAATTATCCGATTCTTAGGAAAACATCTTACAGCGATTACAGAATTTTTTACAAGTTTGTCGACAACAACTCTTTATCTTACTGGATCAGTTATCGCTATTGGTCTATATCTGATTTCTTGGCTGTTTAGTCAATTTATTTATCAACGCAAAGCATTCTGATGGTAGCGTAAGGTAACAGTCTGAAAGGAGCAATTATCATTAGTTGAACAGCTTTTCGTTCTTAAAATTATAAAAAACTAGGGAAGGTTTGGAATGAAAAATTGGTTAATTAATATTGGGTACTTTTTAGTTCTTAATTTAATATTGTTGATTGTGGATGGTACGCCTCTTGTTGATAATTTTACCAAATTTAGTAATTTTGGAAACGTAGTTTTACAGACAGGAATTTTTACAAAATGGTTCAATTTTTATGATACTCCATTCTTTAATGTGGTTTTATTGTTCGCTTTAGTTCATATAATAACATTTCCTTTTTATCAAATTCTTTTTAAGAAACCAGCTAGTAAGTAACTTTTTTAGTCTTAAAAAAAATAATACCAGATGAAAATATCCAGAGTTATCGAAGAGTACCTTTTAAAATATATTATATTTTACTGACGATAGTTGAAAAGCTGTCGTCTTTTTGTTTGAAGTAAGAACTACCTCTGAGGAATTTAAAATAAAGTTAATAAATTTTAGATAATGCTTTTAAGATTCAATTTAACGAATAAAAAATTACTTTCCTTCGTACATACATCAGGTTGAAATACATTAACTCTTTTCATATTGCTTCGCTAATTTTCTCTCATTTGTAGTAATAGCGAACGAGGCAGAATTGCTCTTATTGTTTTTTTATAAAATAATTGAATATTTATTTAGTAAAATGTCGATTTGTTCAGTATAATAGATGGGTAATATCAATGGAAAGGGAATGTACAATTTGACTTCGATAGATATAAAATCAAAACAAATCACATTACAGCATATTGTTGCACTTTATGATGTAATGAAAAAGCATCAAGATGATGTGAATGCAGGAAAGCTTTTGGATCTTTATGAGAAAATGAATAAGGATCAATTTATTATTAGTTTTTCAGGACATTTTTCAGCTGGTAAATCTTCCATGATTAATGCTCTATTAGAGGAAGAAATTTTGCCAAAAAGTCCAATCCCAACAAGTGCCAATATTGTTGAGATTACGAATGGAAATGGAAATGCTAAAATTCATTTTTATGATGAAGCACCAAAGGAATATCAAGCGCCTTATGATATTGAGATGATTAAAGAATATTGTAAGGATAAAAATACAGTAAAGAAAATTGAATTAAGTACATCGAAGGATATTATTCCTGAGGATTGTATCATTGTGGATACACCTGGGATTGATGCAGCTGATGATGCAGACCGAGTGATTACAGAGTCTTTTTTACATGTAGTAGATAGACTCTTCTATGTGATGGATTATAATCATGTGCAATCTGATGTAAACTTACACTTCTTAAAACAAATTCAGGAAAAAGGAATTCCATTCTTTATTATTATCAATCAAGTAGATAAACATAATGAAGCAGAAATTCCTTTCACGTCTTTTGATGAAAGTGTTCGTCTTACTTTTGAACAGTGGAATCTAGAACCAGAGCAAATTTTCTACACTTCCTTATTTGATCAAGAGAATATCCATAATCAATATGCAATCGTAAAAGAAACCATTTTTAATATATTAGAAAATCGTAAACAAGTAGAAAACACATTAGAGCATGCTATAAATGGTCTTCTTAAGGATCATAATAAATTTTTAAAACAATCCTATGATGAGAAGCTAGCAACATTTGCGACTGAGGAAATGGATGAAGAGGAAGCAAATGAATTACGTGAAGCGAAAGCAAAATTATTAACGATTCAGAACCAGCCACAGCAATTGGAAGAAGAATTCCAATTTGATTTATCAGAAACGTTGAAAAATGCATATTTAATGCCAGCAGCTTTAAGAGAGAAAGCTAGTGAATTTTTAGAATCACAGCAAAAAGATTTTAAAATAGGTTTCTTTGGAGCGAAAAAGAAGACAGAAGCAGAACAAGAGCGGAGAATGAATGAATTTTTAGAGGAATTACAAAAGAATATTGAAACTTCTATTCAATGGAAGCTACGTGATAAAATCATTGCTTTACTATCAAAATATAAGGTATCTAGCCCACAGCTAATGGAGTTTACGAAGCAATTTTCCATTACATATACAGGAGAAGACCTGCTTTCTCAAATCAAAAGAGGTGCAAAGTTTAGTGGGGATTATGTTCTAAACTATACCAATGATGTGAGTGCACATATTAAGGGGAAATTTAGAACACAAGCGCAGCATTTATGGGAAGAAATTCAACAGGAAATTCATCAATCTGCGGAAAAAGAAGCTACTCAATATGAAAAACAAGCTTCTAAATTTGAAGAATTAGCTGCTGTAGAAGCAGAGAAGGCGAAGCTTGCTGATGAACTAGACAATAAAAAAGAAGTAGCAAAATCTACTTTAGAAGAGCCACATGCAACAGATGCAGCTTTGGAGCTTATTGAGCATGATCGCAAAAATAATATCCAAGTCTCTCAAGTAGTTCAATACGTTGAAAAAGAGAAATCTGCAGCTAAAGCGGTAGAGAAGAAGGAAGAGCCAGTTATTTCACACAGCAAGAGTCAGCATTCTATTGCAGATGTGATTGAATCCATTGAAAATACGATTGCTACCGTTGAAAATGTACATGGCTTCCAAGAAATTATTGAGGATTTATTAGACAAGAAACGTCGTTTAGATCATCGTACATTAACTATTGCATTATTTGGTGCTTTTAGTGCAGGTAAATCATCTTTTGCCAATGCATTAATAGGTCAAAGTGTATTGCCATCTTCACCGAATCCAACTACTGCTGTAATTAATCGTATTGCACCTGTTACAGAAGAACATAAGCATGGTACGGTTGTTATTCAACTGAAGAGTGAAGAAACATTATTGCAGGATCTTATTTCGATTACAAAGGATTTTTCACCTGAAAGTGAAAATCTAGATACGATGGTAAAATGGATTCGCGATAAAAAAATGATGGAGCATGCTAGTATCAATAAAACATATCAGTCGTATTTACGTGCCGTATTAGCTGGATATGATCATAATAAAAATGATATTGGTAATGTAAAAACAATTACTTTAGAAGATTTTGCAGAATATGTAACAGATGAAACAAAGGCTTGTTATATCGAGCTTGTAACCCTTTATTATGACTGTTCTCTAACGCAGCTTGGCATTACGTTAGTAGACACTCCTGGGGCAGATTCTGTTAATGCAAGACATACAAATGTAGCATTTGATTATATTAAATATGCGGATGCTATCTTATATGTAACTTATTATAACCATGCTTTAAATAGAGCAGATAAAGACTTTTTAATGCAGTTAGGTCGAATTAAAGAATCATTTGAACTAGACAAGATGTTCTTTATTATTAATGCATCTGATCTTGCAGCAGATGAATCAGAGCTATCATTAGTTAAAGAATATGTACAAGAACAGCTCTTACAGTTAGGAATTCGTTTTCCTAGAATCTATCCTGTTTCAAGTAAACGTTCGTTAGAAGAGAAGCAGAGTAGAGAAGAGCTTAATGAAAGAATGGAAATCTTTGAAACAGAGTTTTATCAGTTTATTAACGAAGATTTACCTTCTTTAACAATGGAGTCGGCATTATGGGATATAAAGCGTGCCTATGAATGGATGACGAATTATATTGAAACTGTTCACTTAAGTACACAAGAGAAAGAAACGTATCAGGCTGACCTACAAGAAAAGAATGGTTTACTTATTAAAGAAGTCGAAACAGTCAATGCGACGATGTATGAGGAGAGAATTATTCAACGAATCGAACGTCAATTACATTATGTAAAAGAAAGAATGGGCATTAGGTTCCATGATATGTTTAAAGATAAATTTAATCCAACCACGATTAATGAATCCGGACAAAAAGGAATGCGTCAAATAGAAGCTTCCTTGAAGGAGTTATTAGATTATACAGGTTATGAATTGCTTCAAGAAATCCGAGCTGTTTCTTTGAGAATAGAAGCGTTTATCAAAGAATTAAGTAAAGAAGTGTATGAGGATTTAAGTAAGCAGTTAAAAACAATTGATTCGAAGTTCTCCTTACCAATGATGGCTAGTGAGGAGTTAGTTACACCAGCTTATGAGCAAGCATTTTTAAATATTGATTTTAGTGAATTTAATAAAGCGATGAAACGCTTTAAGGGGCCTAAAGCATTCTTTGTAGAGAATGAGAAAGAAATAATGAAAGAAGATATCTATGAATCCTTAGTCCCTCATATCGAAGATTATATTTCTACTAATAATCAAACAATGGATCAAGCATATAAAGAACAGTGGCAGCAAGTAATTGAAGAGCGCAATACACAAGTGAAGAAGAATATTCAAAACTATATTGATAATTTACTTGCGATTACTTCTGAAACAGTGGATATTGATATGCTTCAAGAAAAACAGGATCAATTAGCACAAATTATTTCTGAGAAGTAAGAGAGGGGCGAATGAAATGACAGAGAGAATCTTACTTGTAGATGGAATGGCTTTATTATTTCGTGGTTTTTACGCTACATCTTTTACAGGAAATTACATGATAACAAGTAATGGCACACCTACAAATGGAGTGTTTCAATTTCTACGCTATTTTACAAATGCGATTGAAACTTTCGAGCCTACACATGTCATTTGCTGTTGGGATATGGGAAGCAAAACATTCCGTACAGAGATGTATCCAGCATATAAGGGGAATAGAGAGGCTCCACCAGAGGAGCTTATCCCTCAATTTGATTTAGTAAAGGAAGTTGTAGAAGCATATCAGGTTCCTAATATTGGTTTAGTCAATTATGAGGCAGACGATTGCATTGGTACATTTTCTAGAAAATTTAGCAATACCCATGATGTACTTATTCTTACAGGCGATCATGATATGCTGCAATTGGTTGATTATCAAATTAGTGTAGCTATTATGCGTAAAGGAATCGGAAATTATGAAGTGTATAACCAAGAGAACTTTGCAGAGAAAATGGGGGTTATTCCAAGCCAAATCATTGATATGAAAGGCTTAACTGGTGATTCTGCTGATAATTATCCAGGTGTAAAGGGAATTGGAGAAAAAACGGCACTTAAACTATTAAGTGAGTATGAAACAATTGATAATTTACTAGAGAATGTACATCTGCTAACAAAAGGCTTGCAGAAGAAGATAAACGAGAACATGGATATGCTGCACCTTTCCCGTGAACTAGCTAAAATTAAATGTGATGTACCGATAGAATGTACTTTAGAACATGCGATTTGGAAATATGAAAAAGAAAAGGTAAATGATTTTCTTACAGAACTAGAAATTCGCAAGGCAGAAACGTTCTTAATCTAAATAGAGACATAAGGGGGCAGCAAATATGAGTTTTTCTAAAGAAGTGATTCAGCAGTATACAGAAAAATTTCCACTTTTAAATCAAATTATTGGTTTAGAAGAAGTAGTATGGTTTAATCCAAAGATTCGTAGTGTAACAGAGGTAGATGCAACAGAGCTATCGATTTATGATATGAAAGATTCAGAGAAGCTTTGGCAGCGTTTTGCTCCATTTCTAGAAAAGAGTTTCCCTGAAGAATTAAAGGAATCGAAAGGAATTATCGAATCTCCTTTACGTCAAATTAATCAGATGCGTGAGCAATTAAATGATGTATTTTCATCTAATATTGAAGGAAATCTTTTCGTGAAATGTGATAATGAGCTATCCATTGCTGGTTCCGTAAAAGCTAGAGGTAGTTTTTTCGAAATATTACATTATGCAGAAAGACTAGCAATTGAAGCAGGATTAATTACAAAAGAGGATAATTATGAAAAATTCACAGAGCAACAATTTAAAGATTTCTTTAGCCAGTATTCCATTGGTGTTGGTTCAACTGGAAATTTAGGCTTAGGTATTGGCATCATGAGTGCGAAATTAGGATTTAATGTATCTGTATTTATGTCTGCTGATGCAAAACAGTGGAAAAAAGATCTTTTGCGAGAAAAAGGTGCTACTGTTTATGAATTCGATGGAGATTTTAGTGAAGCAATTAAAATCGGTCGTGAAAAAACATTAGAGCAGCCAAATGGTTATTTCGTAGATGATGAAGATTCTGAGCATTTATTTTTAGGATATAGTACAGCTGCATTTCGTCTAAAAAAACAATTAGACGAACAAGGTGTAGTAGTAGATAAAGACCACCCATTATTTGTTTATTTACCTTGTGGGGTAGGTGGTGCTCCAGGTGGAATTATGTTTGGCCTAAAACAAGTATTCGGAGATCATGTGCATTGTTTCTTTGTCGAACCAACAGAAGCTCCTGCTGTACTAATCGGCCTGTTAACAGAAGAAAAAGATAAAGTTTGTGTACAGGATTTTGGCATTAGTAATCGCACTGAAGCAGATGGACTTGCTGTTGGAAGAGGTTCTCGTTTTGCAACAATGATTAGTGAACAATTAGTGAGTGGAGTATATACATTAGAGGACAAGCATTTATTTGAATTCTTAGCACTGCTAAAGGATAGTGAAAATATTTTTGTCGAGCCTTCAGCTACAGCCGGATTCTATGGACCAAAACAAATCTCAGGTACAGATTATATAGCTAAGCAAGGTTTGAAAGCAGATCAAATTACACACATTGTTTGGGCAACAGGCGGATCATTAGTACCTGAAGAGGAGCGTCAGGCGCTTTATCGTAAAGGGAAAGATAGTTTAGAAAAATAATTTAACCTATATAAAAAGCTGAGCAAAAGTATTATTTCAAAAATGTACATGTGTAATTCCTTAATTAGGAGATAAAATTTTATAAAAACACATCGTATTTCTTTGAATTTGAATTCGTTCAATAATACTTACGGCTCAGCTTTTTATTATGCTGTTATAAATTAGCCAAAGCAAAAAGCATATTAATCTGTTATCATTAAATGAGGAGACAATAGGGGGGATAGTTTGGATAGAAAGCAAAACAACACTATAAATATGCCAGATTGGCGTAAGTTTCGTAAAATGATTCGAAATATCAGTATTATTTTGATCTTACTAATTGTGGTCTTCACATTAGGTATTCCTGCATTTCATTGGTTAATCGAGTACATTTGGATGGATTCATTAGGATTTGGTAAGGTATATACAACCATTTTAACCAGTAAAATAATGCTTGTTGCAGTAGGTTTTATTTTGTTTGCTCTTACTTCATATTTTACTTTATTTTGGATTCGTCATGCTTATTTAAAACAATTTCATGCATCAAAGCTACCATCAATCGTTTCGAATCGAAAAATAAGCAATGGAATGATAATTTTCGTATCCTTTATTATGGGAGTAATAGGTAGTAGCATTGTTCAAGGTATTGGTTGGGAACCATCTTTGAAATTGTTGAATCAAGAAAGCTACGGAATTACCGATCCATTCTTTGGCATGGATGTTTCATTTTATGTGTTTACATTACCATTTATTAATTTTGTTATTTATGTATTATTAAGCTTAGCAATTTTTTATTTAATGATTGAATTTGCAGCATATGCATTTTTTAACATGTATCGCGAAAATCGTACGGCACAGCTTCATTTAGGAGTGACACTAGCATTTATTGGATTATTACTTGCTGGACAGCATCTATTGGCACCATTTGAAACATTGCTGACAGACCAAGTGAATATTTTCCAGAAGAGTGTTGTTCACGGGCTAAGTTTCACAGATAAAGTAATCAACATACCCAAATCTTATCTATTAGCAGCTGTTGTACTATTTGCAGCAATTTGGATGATTACAATTATTGTTCGAGGTAAATTACATAAAATTTTCTTCCCAATTGTGTTATATGTAGGATTGGTTATTATAGGACAACTTGCATCAGTTGTTGTTCAGAACTTCATTGTTGCACCAAATGAGTTTGCTCGTGAGACACCGTATTTAGAGCATAATCTTAATTTTACTCGAGCGGCATATGGTTTAGATGAAATTACAGAGGAAGAACATCCTGGTAATTATTCTCTAGATGAAGATATGGTGACAAGAAATGAGTTAACACTTGATAATGTGCGTTTAAATGATTCACGACCATTGCTAGATATTTATAATCAATTACAAACCTTCCGTACATATTATAAATTCAATGATATGGATATTGATCGCTATGAAATTGATGGAGAATATGAGCAAGTCTTTATTGGTGCTAGAGAACTAAGTACAAATGATTTACCTTCTCAAGCGCAAACCTGGGTTAACCGCACACTTCGTTATACACATGGTTATGGTGTTGCGATGAGTCATGTAAATAAGGTAACGAATCAAGGACAACCAGAGTATATGTTGAGAAATATACCTTCTGAAGGGGTTTTAGATGTTACACGTCCGCAAATCTACTTCGGTGAGGAACCGTATGGAAATGTTATCGTGAATTCGAAGGTAGATGAATTTGATTATCCAACGGGTGATGAGAATGCGACAAATCGATTTGAAGAAGATACAGGTATCAATTTAAGTGGCATCAATCGCTTCTTATTTGCGGCAAGTGAGAAATCCTTCCGCATGCTGTTTTCTGATCGAATTACAGGTGAAAGTCAACTATTAGCCACAAGAAATATTATGGATCGTGTAGAAAGAATTGCACCATTTTTTGAATATGATAGTGATCCGTATATCGTTGTTCGTGATGATGGAACATTAGTATGGATTATTGACGCTTATCTAACTGCTGAGCATTATCCTTATGCAGAAACATATAATGGAAATAAAAGCTATATTCGAAACTCTGTAAAAGTAGTAGTTGATGCATATTCTGGTGAAGTGAATTACTATATTGTAGATCCAGATGATCCATTATTAAAAACATATTCGAAAATGTTTCCAGATTTATTTACAGAAGAAATCCCTGAGGATATAAAGGCGCATTTCCGTTATCCTGAAATGCTATTTAAAATTCAAGCGAAAATGTATGGAACCTACCATATGTCCAATTTAGAAGTATTTTATAATCGAGAGGACTATTGGGAATTTCCTACAGAGAAATACTTTAATCAAGATATCGAAATGGAACCATACTATATTACGATGAAGTTGGAAGAGGAAACCGATGAAGAATTTATCTTAATGATGCCGTACACGCCCAAAAAACGTCAAAATATGATTGCTTGGATGGGTGTTCGAAATGATGGAGATAATTATGGTGAAATCTTTGTATACCGTTTTCCAAAGCAAAAAAATATTTATGGTCCGCAACAAATTGAGAATAGAATCAACCAAGATAGTGTTATTTCACAGCAATTAAATCTATGGTCTCAAGGCGGCTCAGAGGTTATTCGAGGAAACTTATTGGCAATTCCAATTGAAGACACCGTTTTATATGTAGAACCTGTCTATATTGAATCATCTAATGAAACTTCATTACCTGAAGTAAAACAAGTTGTAATGGCATATGAAGACCATATTGTAATGGAAGAGACATTTGACAAATCATTAGATAAGATTTTACAACTAGTAGACTCTGGCTACACATCAGATGATAAAGAGCAAGAAGATGAAAGTCCAGATAGCTCTCCACAACCTATTGTCGGTGCAGAAGAGCAATTATCACATATTGCAGAACGCTTCACTGCATATCAAGAAGCATTAGCAAATGGAGAATGGAAAGCAGCAGGAGAAATTCTGGAAGAAATAGAACAAATGTTAGAAGAAGTAGAATAAATTTTTATGCAAGCACTCAATTTTGGGTGCTTGTTTTTTATTCCAAATAATATGAATAAAAGAAAATAGGAAGGAGAGGATAAGAGTAAAAAGAAGGTGAACACATTGAAGAAAAAGGAGAAAGCTAAAGAGCAACAGCAGAGTAAATCAGTAGAGTTTTCCAATGAGTTTCTAGAAGGGCTAGAAGAAAATATGAAAAGCCCGCAGCAGGATAAAAAGAAGCTCAAAAATTGGCGTCGAGAAAATAAGAATTAAAGAGAAAGAGATTGGGAAGAAAAACCATCATATTTTTCCCAATCTCTTTTTCCGTGTTATTTTAATGTGATATTATATTTTTCTAATATATTTCGCGGTAATTCCATCCTTGTTGTTTTTAATGGGTTAACAATTTGGCATATTTTTAAATCGCCAACTAATGATAAAAGCATTCCAGCCTCTGCAGCTGATAGTTTTACTTGCTCTTCTAAAAAGGCATGCATATTCTCAGTTGCACGAACCGAAGCTTCATCTAATGTGTCTGCTGCAGCAATTGTCATTAAATGTGTATCATTAGTTAAGAATGGAAGTGGGTATTCCTGACCCTCAAGTACAGTTACTTTTACTGTTGTTTTGGAAGGAATTTCCAAACCGCAAATAAGTACTTCACCATCGCTCATTACTGCATGGGCATCTCCCATTGCAAGCATTCCTCCGGCAACATTGACAGGTAAATACAATGTTGCACCTTTAGTAATTTTTTTACAGTCCATATTTGCACCATGATCTCCAGGCGAACCAGTTGGAATATCACCTTCTTTTGGAGCTGTACCAATAACACCAATCATCGGATCAATAGGGATTTCAATATGCTCACTAAAAATAGCTTTTCCATCTCTTATTGGGATTATTTTAGTGGTTTCCTCGTTAATTCTATTTTTCAATGAACCAAGACCTGGTACAGTAGCCATCACACCTTGATCTGCAATCTCAATATCTAAAATTTCTACTTTTAAAGTATCTCCAGGGTTTGCACCTTCAACATACAGAGGACCTGTAGCAGGGTTAATCTTATCCCAACCAACCTTACTGAATTTATCTGCTGTCGTCTCTAGTTTATTACTAAAACAATCATAAGCTTCAAAAACAACCGTGCTACCGGAAGGAACCGTTTCAACAGCTTCATGTTCTGGTGACATGGATATTACAAATTTTTCTTTAGGAATTATTTTCATGAAAAGTACCTCCTGTTTTTATATTATATTTCTCAGTATAACAAACTCGTCTTTGAAAACGAAATGAAGTATCAGAAAATTAAGTGCTTTCTTAATCAAATGAAAAATATGTTACAATAATATGAACTTCGTTAAAAAATACAATAAACCAGTAAGAAGGGGGAGTGAAGCGGATAATGCCTACAGTAAATCGGCAAAAGAAAATACGTTCATTAAAAGATGGAGCTTTATGGGGGATTTGCTTAGGTCATACATTTACCCATTGGTATTCAGCT contains the following coding sequences:
- a CDS encoding 5'-3' exonuclease H3TH domain-containing protein, producing MTERILLVDGMALLFRGFYATSFTGNYMITSNGTPTNGVFQFLRYFTNAIETFEPTHVICCWDMGSKTFRTEMYPAYKGNREAPPEELIPQFDLVKEVVEAYQVPNIGLVNYEADDCIGTFSRKFSNTHDVLILTGDHDMLQLVDYQISVAIMRKGIGNYEVYNQENFAEKMGVIPSQIIDMKGLTGDSADNYPGVKGIGEKTALKLLSEYETIDNLLENVHLLTKGLQKKINENMDMLHLSRELAKIKCDVPIECTLEHAIWKYEKEKVNDFLTELEIRKAETFLI
- a CDS encoding YfzA family protein, translating into MKNWLINIGYFLVLNLILLIVDGTPLVDNFTKFSNFGNVVLQTGIFTKWFNFYDTPFFNVVLLFALVHIITFPFYQILFKKPASK
- a CDS encoding ABC transporter ATP-binding protein gives rise to the protein MSNIIEFKNVTKRFKDFSIENINLQIKQGYVTGFIGANGAGKSTTMKLMMNLLQPDVGEISVFGLDYAKHEKEIKERMGFVYDSNVFYENLNLKDIRKIVAPSYKKWSDKQFYDYIKQFELPLNKAIKTFSKGMQMKASLAMALSHDAEFIMMDEPTAGLDPVFRRELLDILQDIMKDGRRTLFFSTHVTSDIERIADYIAFIQKGKILFNDSIDDVQERYALVKGSTTLLNRDIEKSFIKIERSSSEFQALTNDATRVRVLLGDQVDIERASLEDIMFYAKGADHQHV
- a CDS encoding dynamin family protein translates to MTSIDIKSKQITLQHIVALYDVMKKHQDDVNAGKLLDLYEKMNKDQFIISFSGHFSAGKSSMINALLEEEILPKSPIPTSANIVEITNGNGNAKIHFYDEAPKEYQAPYDIEMIKEYCKDKNTVKKIELSTSKDIIPEDCIIVDTPGIDAADDADRVITESFLHVVDRLFYVMDYNHVQSDVNLHFLKQIQEKGIPFFIIINQVDKHNEAEIPFTSFDESVRLTFEQWNLEPEQIFYTSLFDQENIHNQYAIVKETIFNILENRKQVENTLEHAINGLLKDHNKFLKQSYDEKLATFATEEMDEEEANELREAKAKLLTIQNQPQQLEEEFQFDLSETLKNAYLMPAALREKASEFLESQQKDFKIGFFGAKKKTEAEQERRMNEFLEELQKNIETSIQWKLRDKIIALLSKYKVSSPQLMEFTKQFSITYTGEDLLSQIKRGAKFSGDYVLNYTNDVSAHIKGKFRTQAQHLWEEIQQEIHQSAEKEATQYEKQASKFEELAAVEAEKAKLADELDNKKEVAKSTLEEPHATDAALELIEHDRKNNIQVSQVVQYVEKEKSAAKAVEKKEEPVISHSKSQHSIADVIESIENTIATVENVHGFQEIIEDLLDKKRRLDHRTLTIALFGAFSAGKSSFANALIGQSVLPSSPNPTTAVINRIAPVTEEHKHGTVVIQLKSEETLLQDLISITKDFSPESENLDTMVKWIRDKKMMEHASINKTYQSYLRAVLAGYDHNKNDIGNVKTITLEDFAEYVTDETKACYIELVTLYYDCSLTQLGITLVDTPGADSVNARHTNVAFDYIKYADAILYVTYYNHALNRADKDFLMQLGRIKESFELDKMFFIINASDLAADESELSLVKEYVQEQLLQLGIRFPRIYPVSSKRSLEEKQSREELNERMEIFETEFYQFINEDLPSLTMESALWDIKRAYEWMTNYIETVHLSTQEKETYQADLQEKNGLLIKEVETVNATMYEERIIQRIERQLHYVKERMGIRFHDMFKDKFNPTTINESGQKGMRQIEASLKELLDYTGYELLQEIRAVSLRIEAFIKELSKEVYEDLSKQLKTIDSKFSLPMMASEELVTPAYEQAFLNIDFSEFNKAMKRFKGPKAFFVENEKEIMKEDIYESLVPHIEDYISTNNQTMDQAYKEQWQQVIEERNTQVKKNIQNYIDNLLAITSETVDIDMLQEKQDQLAQIISEK
- a CDS encoding ABC-2 transporter permease, which produces MFNLIKKDLIIQKSQLFLFIPVIVFFAIFGGHLSPAVIFLAASTYIPMNGYIYDERVESNIFLNSLPYTRKEIVAAKYIGGIVYMIISMGIAGIILYLFNYSYIIKDIAIAAGLFFAFAAIAFPLFYILKPGYIGTAVLIGFIFLVVVMPPIIRFLGKHLTAITEFFTSLSTTTLYLTGSVIAIGLYLISWLFSQFIYQRKAF
- a CDS encoding ABC transporter ATP-binding protein, which encodes MENVIELSGISKQFKAFSIEDVDLQIKKGYITGFIGANGAGKSTMIKLMMNLLKPEKGEVKVFGLDYASHTKEIKERIGFVYDSNILYESSTLKDISKIVAPAYKRWNHKQFKAYADQFELALNKPIKKFSKGMQMKAALALALSHDAELIIMDEPTAGLDPTFRREVLDILQDMMVDEKRSIFFSTHITSDLDRLADYIVLIDKGEILFNQSIDVLQEQYALVKGSTDLLDRDTEANFIKIERSLSGFQALTNDVEKVQTVFGDHVVIEKASLEEIMFYVKGERQLRN